The following proteins are co-located in the Larus michahellis chromosome 9, bLarMic1.1, whole genome shotgun sequence genome:
- the FANCI gene encoding Fanconi anemia group I protein isoform X3, which yields MAQRILALAAEESPERLREALQSLGERELGDMVTRQALKGSETAALLRGIFKGSPCSQQSGVLRRLQVYKHCIPLVESGDLHLGKASEIIGLLMLEARQLPGHALAELATLFVDVIKGGSLSNGKSLELFATVLTALPNSKESLVYGKGELNGEEFKKQLINTLCCSKWDPQSVIHLTNMFRSVDLEVATVPLDQLRHVEGTVILHIVSVINLDQDLSEELIRHLKTEQQKDPARALCPFSVALLLSVAVKHRLQEQIFDFLKTSITRSCKDLQFLQASKFLQDLFPQQYDVTTVILEVVKNSAFGWDHVTQGLVDLGFSLMESYEPRKPFGGKAADTTYGLSKMPAQQACRLGASILLEAFKVHEPIRSDILEQVLNRVLTKAASPVSHFIDLLSNIVVSAPLVLQTSSSKVTETFDNLSFLPIDTVQGLLRAVQPLLKVSMSVRDSLILVLQKAIFSRQLDARKAAVAGFLLLLRNFKVLGSLSSSQCSQAIGATQVQADVHACYNSAANEAFCLEILGSLRRCLSQQADVRLMLYEGFYDVLRRNSQLASSIMETLLSQIKQYYLPQPDLLPPLKLEGCIMAQGDQIFLQEPLAHLLCCIQHCLAWYKSTVHLCQGAEDDEEEEEDVGFEQSFEEMLESVTRRMIKSELEDFELDKSADFSLSSGVGVKNNIYAIQVMGICEVLIEYNFNIGNFSKNKFEDVLGLFTCYNKLSEILKEKAGKNKSTLGNKTTRSFLSMGFVSTLLTALFRDNAQSHEESLAVLRSSTEFLRYAVSVALQKVQQLEETGQTDGPDGQNPEKMFQNLCKITRVLLWRYTSIPTVVEESGKKKGKSISLLCLEGLLRIFNMVQQLYAARIPQFLQALDITDGDAEETDINVTEKAAFQIRQFQRSLVNQFSNAEDDFNSKETQSLIIVLSTLSKLLDPASQQFLQFLTWTVKICKENALEDIACCKGLLSLLFSLHVLYKSPVSLLRELAQDIHACLGDIDQDIEVESQSHFAIVNAKTAAPTVCLLVLGQADKVLEEVDWLIKKLTSLGSDTSEDSSQASNQTQALEKGVILQLGTLLTVYHELVQTALPAGSCVDTLLRSLSKTYAILTSLVKHYIQACRSTSNTIPARLEKLVKLSGSHLTPQCYSFITYVQNIHSESLSFAEEKKKKKKEDEAAAVSTVMAKVLRETKPIPNLIFAIEQYEKFLIHLSKKSKVNLMQYMKLSTSRDFRINASMLDSALQEHNTEDAENEPDNDQSSTADQTDENQEPKKKRRRKK from the exons ATGGCTCAGCGCATCCTGGCGCTGGCGGCCGAGGAGAGCCCCGAGCGGCTCCGGGAGGCCCTGCAGAGCCTAGGGGAGCGCGAG CTGGGCGATATGGTGACAAGGCAGGCCCTGAAGGGAAGTGAGACGGCGGCTTTGCTGAGGGGGATCTTCAAAG GCTCCCCCTGTTCCCAGCAAAGTGGTGTTCTCAGGAGGCTTCAGGTTTACAAGCACTGCATCCCGCTAGTGGAGTCAGGGGACCTGCATTTGGGCAAGGCGTCTGAAATCATAGGACTGCTGATGCTGGAG GCTCGCCAGCTGCCAGGCCATGCGTTGGCTGAGCTTGCCACTCTGTTTGTTGATGTTATTAAAGGCGGCAGCCTGTCTAACGGGAAATCCTTGGAGTTGTTTGCCACTGTTCTCACTGCATTGCCCAATTCGAAGGAGAGCCTGGTTTATGGGAAAG GTGAACTGAATGGGGAAGAGTTTAAGAAACAGCTGATAAATACCCTCTGTTGCAGCAA GTGGGACCCTCAGAGTGTAATACATCTTACCAACATGTTCAG ATCAGTGGACCTTGAGGTAGCCACAGTGCCCCTAGACCAACTCCGCCATGTGGAAGGCACCGTTATTCTCCATATTGTTTCTGTTATCAACCTGGATCAGGACCTAAGCGAGGAACTAATCAGACATCTAAAG ACTGAGCAACAGAAGGATCCAGCTAGAGCCCTGTGTCCCTTCAGTGTGGCTCTTCTGCTGTCGGTTGCAGTAAAACACAGGCTGCAAGAGCAG ATATTTGATTTCTTGAAAACATCAATCACAAGAAGCTGCAAGGACCTGCAGTTCCTTCAGGCCTCCAAGTTTCTGCAGGATTTGTTTCCTCAACAATATGATGTAACCACTGTAATTCTGGAAGTGGTGAAAAATAG TGCGTTTGGCTGGGACCATGTTACTCAGGGCCTGGTGGATCTTGGCTTCAGCCTAATGGAATCATATGAACCAAGGAAGCCCTTTGGAGGAAAAGCTGCTGATACCACTTATGGTCTTTCAAAAATGCCAGCCCAGCAGGCTTGCAGACTGGGAGCAAGTATCCTGCTGGAAGCATTTAAG GTTCATGAGCCCATCAGAAGTGATATTCTTGAGCAGGTCCTGAACAGAGTGCTCACAAAAGCAGCATCTCCTGTCAGCCACTTCATAG acttgcTGTCCAATATTGTTGTGTCTGCTCCTCTTGTGCTTCAGACTTCATCCTCCAAAGTCACAGAGACCTTTGACAATTTGTCCTTTCTGCCCATTGACACTGTGCAGGGGCTCCTACGGGCAGTACAG CCTCTGCTCAAAGTCAGCATGTCGGTGAGGGACTCCCTGATACTTGTTCTCCAAAAAGCTATCTTTTCCAG GCAGCTCGATGCTCGTAAAGCTGCGGTTGCTGGCTTTTTGCTTCTGTTAAGAAATTTTAAGGTTCTGGGCAGCTTGTCCTCTTCCCAGTGCAGCCAGGCCATTGGTGCCACTCAG GTCCAGGCAGATGTTCATGCCTGCTATAATTCTGCAGCTAATGAGGCCTTCTGCCTTGAAATCCTGGGCAGCCTGAGGCGATGTTTGAGCCAGCAAGCGGATGTTCGACTCATGTTATATGAG GGTTTTTATGACGTCCTTCGCAGGAACTCCCAGCTGGCCAGCTCTATAATGGAAACGCTCTTGTCCCAG ATAAAGCAGTATTACTTGCCCCAGCCCGACCTCCTACCTCCACTGAAACTTGAGGGATGTATTATGGCTCAAGGAGATCAAATCTTTCTGCAAGAACCACTG gcccatctgctctgctgcatccaACACTGTCTCGCCTGGTATAAGAGCACTGTGCATCTATGCCAAGGAGCTGAAgatgacgaggaggaggaggaggatgtgggaTTTGAGCAAAGCTTTGAAGAGATGCTAGAATCTGTCACACGACGAATGATCAAGAGCGAGTTGGAAGACTTTGAACTG GATAAATCAGCAgatttctctctgtcttctggTGTTGGTGTAAAGAATAACATCTATGCCATTCAGGTGATGGGAATTTGTGAGGTCCTGATTGAGTACAATTTCAACATAGGGAATTTCAG TAAGAACAAGTTTGAGGATGTCCTAGGCTTGTTTACATGTTACAACAAACTCTCTGAAATCCTGAAGGAGAAAGCTGGAAAGAACAAATCTACCTTGGGGAACAAAACTACACGGAGCTTCCTCTCCATGGGTTTTGTATCTACTCTGCTCACAGCTCTGTTCAG GGACAATGCCCAAAGCCATGAGGAGAGCCTGGCGGTTCTGCGCTCCAGCACAGAGTTCCTGCGCTATGCTGTCAGTGTAGCTCTGCAGAAggtgcagcagctggaggagacagGGCAAACTGATGGGCCAGATGGACAAAATCCTGAGAAAATGTTTCAGAACCTCTGCAAAATCACACG GGTTCTGCTTTGGAGGTACACTTCAATTCCCACTGTTGTTGAAGAGTCGGGGAAGAAGAAGGGCAAAAGCATTTCACTTCTGTGCTTGGAAGGTTTGCTGCGGATCTTCAACATGGTGCAGCAGCTGTATGCTGCCAGGATCCCCCAGTTTCTACAAGCCCTGG ATATTACTGATGGTGACGCAGAAGAAACGGATATTAATGTCACGGAGAAAGCTGCCTTCCAGATCCGACAGTTTCAG AGGTCCCTGGTGAACCAGTTCAGCAATGCTGAAGATGACTTCAACTCCAAGGAAACGCAGTCACTCATCATAGTTCTCTCCACTTTGTCCAAACTCCTGGATCCAGCCTCTCAGCAG TTCCTTCAGTTCCTGACTTGGACAGtcaaaatttgcaaagaaaatgctcTTG agGATATCGCTTGCTGCAAGGGTTTGCTGTCTCTGCTCTTCAGTCTCCATGTTCTGTACAAGAGTCCTGTCAGCCTGCTGCGGGAACTCGCACAAGACATCCATGCTTGCCTGGGAGACATAGATCAG GACATTGAAGTGGAGAGTCAGTCCCATTTCGCCATAGTGAATGCCAAGACTGCAGCCCCTACTGTCTGT TTGCTGGTTCTGGGTCAGGCAGATAAGGTCCTCGAAGAGGTGGATTGGCTTATCAAGAAACTCACTAGTCTGGGATCAGACACATCAG AAGACTCTTCTCAGGCATCAAACCAAACCCAGGCTCTGGAGAAAGGTGTAATTCTGCAGCTGGGAACTCTGCTGACAGTTTATCATGAGCTGGTACAGACAGCACTCCCTGCAGGGAGCTGTGTGGACACGCTGCTGAGAAGCCTCAGCAAGACATACGCAATTCTCACCTCCCTCGTCAAACAT TATATCCAAGCTTGCCGCAGCACCTCAAATACAATTCCAGCAAGGCTAGAAAAGCTG gtgaAGCTCTCGGGTTCCCATTTGACCCCACAGTGTTACTCATTCATTACTTATGTACAG AACATCCACAGTGAGAGCTTaagctttgcagaagagaagaaaaagaagaagaaagaggatgAAGCTGCTGCAGTCTCCACAGTCATG gcGAAGGTGCTTCGGGAGACCAagccaatcccaaatctgatattTGCAATAGAGCAATATGAGAAGTTCCTTATCCATCTCTCCAAGAAATCAAAG GTGAACTTGATGCAATATATGAAGCTAAGCACCTCCCGGGACTTCCGCATCAACGCATCCATGCTAGACAGCGCCTTGCAGGAGCATAACACAGAGGATGCTGAAAACGAGCCAGACAACGACCAG AGCAGCACCGCAGATCAGACAGATGAGAACCAGGAACCCAAAAAGAAAAGACGGCGAAAAAAATAA
- the FANCI gene encoding Fanconi anemia group I protein isoform X1, with translation MAQRILALAAEESPERLREALQSLGERELGDMVTRQALKGSETAALLRGIFKGSPCSQQSGVLRRLQVYKHCIPLVESGDLHLGKASEIIGLLMLEARQLPGHALAELATLFVDVIKGGSLSNGKSLELFATVLTALPNSKESLVYGKGELNGEEFKKQLINTLCCSKWDPQSVIHLTNMFRDIPLSGEELQFVVEKVLRMFSKLDLQEIPPLVYQLLLLSAKGSKKTVLEGIISFFNQLDKRQKEEQRVPQSVDLEVATVPLDQLRHVEGTVILHIVSVINLDQDLSEELIRHLKTEQQKDPARALCPFSVALLLSVAVKHRLQEQIFDFLKTSITRSCKDLQFLQASKFLQDLFPQQYDVTTVILEVVKNSAFGWDHVTQGLVDLGFSLMESYEPRKPFGGKAADTTYGLSKMPAQQACRLGASILLEAFKVHEPIRSDILEQVLNRVLTKAASPVSHFIDLLSNIVVSAPLVLQTSSSKVTETFDNLSFLPIDTVQGLLRAVQPLLKVSMSVRDSLILVLQKAIFSRQLDARKAAVAGFLLLLRNFKVLGSLSSSQCSQAIGATQVQADVHACYNSAANEAFCLEILGSLRRCLSQQADVRLMLYEGFYDVLRRNSQLASSIMETLLSQIKQYYLPQPDLLPPLKLEGCIMAQGDQIFLQEPLAHLLCCIQHCLAWYKSTVHLCQGAEDDEEEEEDVGFEQSFEEMLESVTRRMIKSELEDFELDKSADFSLSSGVGVKNNIYAIQVMGICEVLIEYNFNIGNFSKNKFEDVLGLFTCYNKLSEILKEKAGKNKSTLGNKTTRSFLSMGFVSTLLTALFRDNAQSHEESLAVLRSSTEFLRYAVSVALQKVQQLEETGQTDGPDGQNPEKMFQNLCKITRVLLWRYTSIPTVVEESGKKKGKSISLLCLEGLLRIFNMVQQLYAARIPQFLQALDITDGDAEETDINVTEKAAFQIRQFQRSLVNQFSNAEDDFNSKETQSLIIVLSTLSKLLDPASQQFLQFLTWTVKICKENALEDIACCKGLLSLLFSLHVLYKSPVSLLRELAQDIHACLGDIDQDIEVESQSHFAIVNAKTAAPTVCLLVLGQADKVLEEVDWLIKKLTSLGSDTSEDSSQASNQTQALEKGVILQLGTLLTVYHELVQTALPAGSCVDTLLRSLSKTYAILTSLVKHYIQACRSTSNTIPARLEKLVKLSGSHLTPQCYSFITYVQNIHSESLSFAEEKKKKKKEDEAAAVSTVMAKVLRETKPIPNLIFAIEQYEKFLIHLSKKSKVNLMQYMKLSTSRDFRINASMLDSALQEHNTEDAENEPDNDQSSTADQTDENQEPKKKRRRKK, from the exons ATGGCTCAGCGCATCCTGGCGCTGGCGGCCGAGGAGAGCCCCGAGCGGCTCCGGGAGGCCCTGCAGAGCCTAGGGGAGCGCGAG CTGGGCGATATGGTGACAAGGCAGGCCCTGAAGGGAAGTGAGACGGCGGCTTTGCTGAGGGGGATCTTCAAAG GCTCCCCCTGTTCCCAGCAAAGTGGTGTTCTCAGGAGGCTTCAGGTTTACAAGCACTGCATCCCGCTAGTGGAGTCAGGGGACCTGCATTTGGGCAAGGCGTCTGAAATCATAGGACTGCTGATGCTGGAG GCTCGCCAGCTGCCAGGCCATGCGTTGGCTGAGCTTGCCACTCTGTTTGTTGATGTTATTAAAGGCGGCAGCCTGTCTAACGGGAAATCCTTGGAGTTGTTTGCCACTGTTCTCACTGCATTGCCCAATTCGAAGGAGAGCCTGGTTTATGGGAAAG GTGAACTGAATGGGGAAGAGTTTAAGAAACAGCTGATAAATACCCTCTGTTGCAGCAA GTGGGACCCTCAGAGTGTAATACATCTTACCAACATGTTCAG GGATATTCCACTGTCGGGAGAGGAGCTGCAGTTTGTGGTGGAAAAGGTCCTTAGGATGTTCTCCAAATTAGATCTGCAGGAAATTCCCCCTCTGGTctatcagctgctgctgctttctgcaaag GGCAGTAAGAAGACTGTTCTAGAAGGAATCATCAGTTTTTTCAATCAGTTGGATAAGagacaaaaggaagaacagagggTTCCACA ATCAGTGGACCTTGAGGTAGCCACAGTGCCCCTAGACCAACTCCGCCATGTGGAAGGCACCGTTATTCTCCATATTGTTTCTGTTATCAACCTGGATCAGGACCTAAGCGAGGAACTAATCAGACATCTAAAG ACTGAGCAACAGAAGGATCCAGCTAGAGCCCTGTGTCCCTTCAGTGTGGCTCTTCTGCTGTCGGTTGCAGTAAAACACAGGCTGCAAGAGCAG ATATTTGATTTCTTGAAAACATCAATCACAAGAAGCTGCAAGGACCTGCAGTTCCTTCAGGCCTCCAAGTTTCTGCAGGATTTGTTTCCTCAACAATATGATGTAACCACTGTAATTCTGGAAGTGGTGAAAAATAG TGCGTTTGGCTGGGACCATGTTACTCAGGGCCTGGTGGATCTTGGCTTCAGCCTAATGGAATCATATGAACCAAGGAAGCCCTTTGGAGGAAAAGCTGCTGATACCACTTATGGTCTTTCAAAAATGCCAGCCCAGCAGGCTTGCAGACTGGGAGCAAGTATCCTGCTGGAAGCATTTAAG GTTCATGAGCCCATCAGAAGTGATATTCTTGAGCAGGTCCTGAACAGAGTGCTCACAAAAGCAGCATCTCCTGTCAGCCACTTCATAG acttgcTGTCCAATATTGTTGTGTCTGCTCCTCTTGTGCTTCAGACTTCATCCTCCAAAGTCACAGAGACCTTTGACAATTTGTCCTTTCTGCCCATTGACACTGTGCAGGGGCTCCTACGGGCAGTACAG CCTCTGCTCAAAGTCAGCATGTCGGTGAGGGACTCCCTGATACTTGTTCTCCAAAAAGCTATCTTTTCCAG GCAGCTCGATGCTCGTAAAGCTGCGGTTGCTGGCTTTTTGCTTCTGTTAAGAAATTTTAAGGTTCTGGGCAGCTTGTCCTCTTCCCAGTGCAGCCAGGCCATTGGTGCCACTCAG GTCCAGGCAGATGTTCATGCCTGCTATAATTCTGCAGCTAATGAGGCCTTCTGCCTTGAAATCCTGGGCAGCCTGAGGCGATGTTTGAGCCAGCAAGCGGATGTTCGACTCATGTTATATGAG GGTTTTTATGACGTCCTTCGCAGGAACTCCCAGCTGGCCAGCTCTATAATGGAAACGCTCTTGTCCCAG ATAAAGCAGTATTACTTGCCCCAGCCCGACCTCCTACCTCCACTGAAACTTGAGGGATGTATTATGGCTCAAGGAGATCAAATCTTTCTGCAAGAACCACTG gcccatctgctctgctgcatccaACACTGTCTCGCCTGGTATAAGAGCACTGTGCATCTATGCCAAGGAGCTGAAgatgacgaggaggaggaggaggatgtgggaTTTGAGCAAAGCTTTGAAGAGATGCTAGAATCTGTCACACGACGAATGATCAAGAGCGAGTTGGAAGACTTTGAACTG GATAAATCAGCAgatttctctctgtcttctggTGTTGGTGTAAAGAATAACATCTATGCCATTCAGGTGATGGGAATTTGTGAGGTCCTGATTGAGTACAATTTCAACATAGGGAATTTCAG TAAGAACAAGTTTGAGGATGTCCTAGGCTTGTTTACATGTTACAACAAACTCTCTGAAATCCTGAAGGAGAAAGCTGGAAAGAACAAATCTACCTTGGGGAACAAAACTACACGGAGCTTCCTCTCCATGGGTTTTGTATCTACTCTGCTCACAGCTCTGTTCAG GGACAATGCCCAAAGCCATGAGGAGAGCCTGGCGGTTCTGCGCTCCAGCACAGAGTTCCTGCGCTATGCTGTCAGTGTAGCTCTGCAGAAggtgcagcagctggaggagacagGGCAAACTGATGGGCCAGATGGACAAAATCCTGAGAAAATGTTTCAGAACCTCTGCAAAATCACACG GGTTCTGCTTTGGAGGTACACTTCAATTCCCACTGTTGTTGAAGAGTCGGGGAAGAAGAAGGGCAAAAGCATTTCACTTCTGTGCTTGGAAGGTTTGCTGCGGATCTTCAACATGGTGCAGCAGCTGTATGCTGCCAGGATCCCCCAGTTTCTACAAGCCCTGG ATATTACTGATGGTGACGCAGAAGAAACGGATATTAATGTCACGGAGAAAGCTGCCTTCCAGATCCGACAGTTTCAG AGGTCCCTGGTGAACCAGTTCAGCAATGCTGAAGATGACTTCAACTCCAAGGAAACGCAGTCACTCATCATAGTTCTCTCCACTTTGTCCAAACTCCTGGATCCAGCCTCTCAGCAG TTCCTTCAGTTCCTGACTTGGACAGtcaaaatttgcaaagaaaatgctcTTG agGATATCGCTTGCTGCAAGGGTTTGCTGTCTCTGCTCTTCAGTCTCCATGTTCTGTACAAGAGTCCTGTCAGCCTGCTGCGGGAACTCGCACAAGACATCCATGCTTGCCTGGGAGACATAGATCAG GACATTGAAGTGGAGAGTCAGTCCCATTTCGCCATAGTGAATGCCAAGACTGCAGCCCCTACTGTCTGT TTGCTGGTTCTGGGTCAGGCAGATAAGGTCCTCGAAGAGGTGGATTGGCTTATCAAGAAACTCACTAGTCTGGGATCAGACACATCAG AAGACTCTTCTCAGGCATCAAACCAAACCCAGGCTCTGGAGAAAGGTGTAATTCTGCAGCTGGGAACTCTGCTGACAGTTTATCATGAGCTGGTACAGACAGCACTCCCTGCAGGGAGCTGTGTGGACACGCTGCTGAGAAGCCTCAGCAAGACATACGCAATTCTCACCTCCCTCGTCAAACAT TATATCCAAGCTTGCCGCAGCACCTCAAATACAATTCCAGCAAGGCTAGAAAAGCTG gtgaAGCTCTCGGGTTCCCATTTGACCCCACAGTGTTACTCATTCATTACTTATGTACAG AACATCCACAGTGAGAGCTTaagctttgcagaagagaagaaaaagaagaagaaagaggatgAAGCTGCTGCAGTCTCCACAGTCATG gcGAAGGTGCTTCGGGAGACCAagccaatcccaaatctgatattTGCAATAGAGCAATATGAGAAGTTCCTTATCCATCTCTCCAAGAAATCAAAG GTGAACTTGATGCAATATATGAAGCTAAGCACCTCCCGGGACTTCCGCATCAACGCATCCATGCTAGACAGCGCCTTGCAGGAGCATAACACAGAGGATGCTGAAAACGAGCCAGACAACGACCAG AGCAGCACCGCAGATCAGACAGATGAGAACCAGGAACCCAAAAAGAAAAGACGGCGAAAAAAATAA